In Verrucomicrobiota bacterium, one DNA window encodes the following:
- a CDS encoding superoxide dismutase, which yields MAYELPPLPYPFDALEPHIDAKTMEIHHDKHHQTYVTNANNALKDHPDLAGKPVEELISNLNAVPENIRTPIRNNAGGHANHSLFWKILSPNGGGEPKGELATAINSTFGGFEPFKEKINAAGAARFGSGWAWLVLNKEGKLEVTSTANQDNPLMEGLKPVIGVDVWEHAYYLKYQNRRPEYLKAWWNVVNWDEAEKNYQAALRA from the coding sequence ATGGCTTACGAATTACCGCCCTTACCTTACCCCTTCGACGCCTTGGAGCCGCATATTGATGCCAAAACGATGGAAATCCATCATGACAAGCATCACCAGACCTACGTCACCAATGCGAATAACGCGCTAAAGGATCATCCGGATCTGGCCGGCAAACCGGTTGAGGAGCTGATCTCGAACCTGAACGCCGTTCCGGAAAACATCCGAACCCCGATTCGGAACAATGCCGGCGGCCACGCAAACCACTCGTTGTTCTGGAAAATTCTATCGCCTAACGGCGGTGGTGAGCCGAAAGGCGAGTTGGCGACGGCCATCAATTCAACTTTCGGCGGTTTCGAACCGTTTAAAGAAAAAATCAATGCTGCCGGGGCCGCTCGGTTTGGCAGCGGTTGGGCATGGCTGGTGCTGAACAAGGAAGGCAAACTTGAGGTGACCTCTACGGCCAATCAGGACAACCCGTTGATGGAGGGCCTCAAACCTGTCATCGGCGTGGACGTCTGGGAACACGCCTACTACCTGAAGTACCAGAATCGGCGCCCCGAGTACCTGAAGGCTTGGTGGAACGTGGTGAATTGGGACGAGGCCGAAAAGAATTACCAGGCCGCACTCCGCGCCTGA
- a CDS encoding Nif3-like dinuclear metal center hexameric protein encodes MKLQEVVAFLDGFLNVSEIQDYPNALNGLQLENDGRVRKVGAAVDASEPVLRAAVEAQVDLLIVHHGLFWGGLTRVTGPVYRKFHLAITANLAVYSAHLPLDLHPAVGNNVLLAHRLGLTELKPFFLERGACIGVAAEVRLMRDELVRRLEQTLQRKVWMAAAGPVEIHRVGIVTGGAGAEVGKAAAEGVDTFITGEGPHHTFGLAEELRVNLIYGGHYATETFGVCALGEMLSQKLGVPWVFIDRPSGL; translated from the coding sequence ATGAAGCTGCAGGAGGTCGTTGCTTTCCTGGACGGTTTTCTGAACGTATCTGAAATCCAGGATTACCCGAATGCCCTTAACGGGCTGCAACTCGAGAACGATGGCCGCGTCCGGAAAGTCGGCGCAGCGGTTGACGCATCGGAGCCGGTATTGCGCGCGGCGGTCGAGGCGCAGGTCGATCTCCTGATCGTGCACCACGGTTTGTTCTGGGGGGGCCTCACCCGCGTGACCGGGCCGGTATACCGCAAATTTCATCTCGCGATCACGGCCAACCTCGCCGTTTACAGTGCGCACCTGCCTTTGGATCTGCATCCGGCGGTCGGCAACAACGTGCTGCTCGCCCATCGCCTGGGGCTCACGGAACTCAAGCCGTTTTTTCTCGAACGCGGCGCGTGCATCGGAGTCGCCGCAGAGGTTCGGTTGATGCGAGACGAGCTTGTCCGGAGGCTCGAGCAAACCCTCCAGCGAAAGGTTTGGATGGCCGCGGCCGGGCCGGTGGAGATTCATCGTGTGGGGATCGTCACGGGCGGGGCCGGGGCCGAGGTCGGCAAGGCGGCAGCCGAGGGCGTCGACACGTTCATCACCGGCGAGGGTCCGCACCACACGTTCGGCCTTGCCGAGGAACTGAGGGTGAACCTGATCTACGGCGGCCATTATGCGACGGAGACCTTCGGGGTCTGCGCGCTTGGGGAGATGCTTAGTCAAAAACTCGGTGTGCCCTGGGTGTTCATTGACCGGCCGTCCGGCCTGTGA